The following are encoded together in the Blautia obeum ATCC 29174 genome:
- the glgD gene encoding glucose-1-phosphate adenylyltransferase subunit GlgD, which translates to MARAFGIVTSSGTHIKVEGLQQYRPIGAFSFLGRYRVIDFPISNMSNSGIDRIQVYVRTKPRSLAEHLGTGRHYNINSKRGKLQLMFAQNSSENDVYNTDIASFYENIEFIERMHEPYVIIAPSYMVYAEDYRELLQTHIDSGADITLLYHSVDNAREKFLNCDILNLNKQKGVESIEKNRGSAQKRNIFMDTYVMSKELFIELIKKARKISSMYTLPQIVNESSADLDIRGVSHRGYFASITDFNSYYNANISLIDIKTAEGLFNPEWPIYTKTNDSCPTQYLEGASVKNSVISNGCLIEGTVENSVIGRGCQIKAGAVIKNSIVLSHTVVGENAHLENQVMDKWAKVIHGNEIIAEEGHPGYIRREDVL; encoded by the coding sequence ATGGCAAGAGCATTTGGAATTGTCACATCTTCCGGAACCCATATCAAAGTAGAAGGACTTCAGCAGTATCGTCCAATCGGTGCTTTTTCCTTCCTTGGAAGATATCGTGTCATTGACTTTCCTATTTCAAATATGAGCAACAGCGGTATCGACCGCATCCAGGTATATGTAAGAACCAAGCCACGTTCTCTGGCAGAACATCTCGGAACCGGACGTCATTACAACATCAACTCCAAACGTGGCAAGCTGCAGCTTATGTTCGCTCAGAACAGTTCCGAAAATGATGTATACAATACAGATATCGCATCATTTTATGAAAATATTGAATTCATTGAAAGAATGCATGAGCCATATGTGATCATCGCGCCATCTTACATGGTATATGCAGAAGATTACAGGGAACTTCTTCAGACACATATTGATTCCGGTGCTGATATCACACTCCTGTATCATTCTGTGGACAATGCAAGAGAAAAATTCCTGAACTGTGATATTCTGAATCTGAACAAACAGAAAGGTGTTGAATCCATCGAAAAAAACCGTGGAAGTGCCCAGAAACGCAACATCTTCATGGATACATATGTTATGAGTAAAGAGCTTTTCATTGAACTGATCAAAAAAGCCCGGAAAATTTCTTCGATGTACACTCTGCCTCAGATTGTCAATGAATCTTCTGCGGATCTCGATATCCGCGGTGTTTCACACAGAGGATATTTTGCATCCATTACTGACTTTAACAGTTATTACAACGCAAATATCTCTCTGATCGACATCAAAACTGCAGAAGGACTGTTCAATCCGGAATGGCCAATTTATACCAAAACCAACGATTCCTGCCCGACCCAGTATCTGGAAGGTGCATCTGTCAAGAATTCTGTTATCTCCAATGGCTGTCTGATCGAAGGAACAGTCGAAAATTCCGTTATCGGACGTGGATGCCAGATCAAAGCCGGTGCTGTCATTAAAAACAGCATTGTATTGTCTCATACTGTTGTCGGCGAGAATGCTCATCTTGAAAATCAGGTAATGGATAAATGGGCCAAGGTCATCCACGGCAATGAGATCATCGCAGAAGAAGGACATCCTGGATATATCCGCAGAGAAGATGTTCTTTAA
- a CDS encoding glucose-1-phosphate adenylyltransferase, with protein MKQNNMLAMILAGGRGSRLHELTNKVAKPAVSYGGKYRIVDFPLSNCANSGVDIVGVLTQYESVLLNSYVAAGGRWGLDARESGVFVLPPREKADADLDVYRGTADAISQNIDFIDKYSPEYLLVLSGDHIYKMNYDKMLDYHKEMNADATIAVIEVPMKEASRFGIMNTDGNGRIVEFEEKPEHPKSNLASMGIYIFNWKLLRKILLADMKNPDSHHDFGKDVIPCLLNDNKTLAAYKFKGYWKDVGTIDSLWEANMDLIDSRNELNLNDPTWKIYTEDTPALPQYIGPNAKIDKAFITQGCVVEGEVKHSVLFTGCKVGEGAKIIDSVLMPGVEVAAGAVVQRALVADNVKIGQDAVVGSADSENIELVSKRVKGVE; from the coding sequence ATGAAACAAAACAACATGTTAGCGATGATCCTGGCTGGCGGACGTGGAAGCCGTCTTCATGAACTCACCAACAAAGTAGCCAAGCCGGCAGTTTCATATGGCGGAAAATACCGCATTGTTGATTTCCCGCTCAGCAACTGCGCTAACAGCGGAGTGGACATTGTCGGAGTACTGACTCAGTACGAATCCGTTCTTCTGAATAGTTATGTAGCAGCTGGCGGACGCTGGGGACTTGATGCCAGAGAAAGTGGAGTCTTTGTTCTTCCACCACGTGAAAAAGCTGATGCAGATCTTGACGTTTACAGAGGTACTGCTGACGCGATTTCTCAGAATATCGATTTTATCGATAAATATTCTCCGGAATATCTTTTAGTTCTTTCCGGCGACCATATTTATAAAATGAATTACGACAAAATGCTGGATTACCATAAGGAAATGAATGCCGATGCAACGATCGCAGTCATTGAAGTACCGATGAAAGAAGCAAGCCGTTTCGGTATCATGAACACAGATGGCAACGGCCGCATCGTTGAATTCGAAGAAAAACCAGAGCATCCGAAGAGCAACCTTGCTTCTATGGGTATTTATATTTTCAACTGGAAGCTTCTCCGCAAGATCCTTCTTGCAGATATGAAGAATCCTGATTCCCACCATGACTTTGGTAAGGATGTTATCCCGTGTCTCCTTAACGACAATAAAACACTTGCCGCATATAAATTCAAAGGTTACTGGAAAGATGTCGGAACCATCGACTCTCTCTGGGAAGCAAATATGGACCTCATTGATTCCAGAAATGAGCTGAATCTGAACGATCCAACATGGAAGATCTACACAGAAGACACACCTGCTCTTCCTCAGTACATAGGACCAAATGCCAAAATCGACAAAGCATTTATCACACAGGGCTGTGTTGTCGAAGGTGAAGTTAAGCATTCTGTACTGTTCACCGGATGCAAAGTCGGCGAGGGTGCCAAGATCATTGACAGTGTACTGATGCCAGGCGTAGAAGTTGCCGCCGGCGCAGTTGTTCAGCGTGCACTTGTTGCTGATAATGTCAAGATTGGCCAGGATGCTGTTGTAGGCAGTGCAGACAGTGAAAATATCGAACTCGTGTCCAAACGTGTAAAGGGGGTAGAATAA
- a CDS encoding ABC transporter ATP-binding protein — MEEKHAIEVKDLVISYQNLKKTSIKKTLLHLKRQKPDRFVAVKGISFYVREGEILGIIGKNGSGKSTTLNALAGIFSPDSGSIDLNGHSISLLSIGVGFIREMTGRENITLSGMLLGFTEEQVKAKEQEIIDFAEIGEFIDMPVRTYSSGMYSKLAFSITAILETDIMLIDEVLSVGDQKFKKKSYEKMKSLISNKDRTVVIVSHSIETLKQLCDTVMWMHEGQIKRIGDPDEVLDEYVAFMEKS; from the coding sequence ATGGAAGAAAAGCATGCAATCGAAGTCAAAGATCTGGTTATCAGCTACCAGAATCTGAAAAAAACTTCTATTAAGAAAACTCTGCTTCATCTGAAACGTCAGAAACCTGACCGTTTTGTTGCAGTAAAAGGAATTTCCTTCTACGTTCGCGAAGGCGAGATCCTTGGTATCATCGGTAAGAACGGAAGTGGAAAATCCACCACACTGAACGCACTGGCTGGTATCTTTTCTCCGGACAGTGGTTCTATTGACCTGAACGGACACAGTATTTCACTCCTGTCCATCGGTGTCGGTTTCATCCGTGAGATGACCGGCCGTGAAAATATCACTCTTTCCGGTATGCTTCTTGGTTTTACTGAAGAACAGGTCAAAGCCAAAGAACAGGAAATCATTGATTTTGCTGAAATCGGCGAGTTCATTGATATGCCAGTCAGAACTTATTCCAGCGGTATGTATTCCAAACTGGCTTTTTCCATCACAGCTATTCTTGAAACAGACATTATGCTGATCGACGAAGTATTGAGTGTCGGCGACCAGAAATTCAAAAAGAAGAGTTATGAAAAGATGAAGAGCCTGATCTCCAACAAAGATCGTACCGTAGTTATCGTCTCCCATAGTATCGAAACTCTGAAACAGCTTTGCGATACTGTTATGTGGATGCACGAAGGACAGATCAAGCGAATCGGTGATCCGGACGAAGTCCTTGATGAATATGTAGCTTTTATGGAAAAAAGCTGA
- a CDS encoding ABC transporter permease gives MFKRFRDDMKKYWKYAIYSSKAQLKAEVANSYLNWLWWVLDPLCFMLIYVFMFGYVFKSKEQYFAIFVFVGITLWDFFNKCLLQSVKIIKNNKPIVSKVYIPKFILLVIRICVNGFKMCISLLIIVAMLAIWRVPLTLNILYVIPILITLVTVVFGISCFLLHYGVFVEDLGNVLRIALRLVFYLTGVFWNIMSRLPAPYNNYIGKGNPIAFLITSMRQCVIYGQAPHRKLLLLWFLIGLVLCALGIRKIYKSENSYVKVI, from the coding sequence ATGTTTAAACGATTTAGGGATGACATGAAGAAGTACTGGAAGTATGCCATTTACTCTTCTAAAGCCCAGTTGAAAGCTGAAGTAGCCAATTCCTATCTGAACTGGCTCTGGTGGGTACTGGATCCTCTGTGCTTCATGTTGATCTATGTATTCATGTTCGGATATGTATTTAAGTCTAAAGAACAGTACTTTGCGATCTTCGTTTTTGTCGGCATCACTCTCTGGGACTTTTTTAACAAGTGTCTGTTGCAGAGTGTCAAGATCATCAAGAACAACAAACCAATCGTATCCAAAGTATATATACCAAAATTCATCCTTCTGGTTATCAGAATATGTGTCAACGGCTTCAAGATGTGCATTTCTCTGCTGATCATCGTTGCTATGCTTGCTATATGGCGCGTTCCGCTGACTCTGAATATCCTGTATGTGATTCCAATTCTGATCACACTGGTTACTGTAGTTTTTGGTATCAGTTGTTTTCTGCTTCATTATGGTGTATTTGTAGAAGACCTTGGCAATGTTCTGCGTATCGCACTTCGCCTTGTATTCTACCTGACCGGTGTATTCTGGAACATCATGAGTCGTCTGCCGGCACCATACAACAACTACATCGGCAAGGGAAACCCGATCGCATTTCTGATCACATCCATGCGTCAGTGCGTAATCTACGGACAGGCACCTCATCGTAAGCTTCTGCTTCTGTGGTTCCTGATCGGGCTGGTACTCTGTGCCCTTGGTATCCGCAAAATCTATAAGAGCGAAAACAGCTATGTAAAGGTGATTTAA
- the secE gene encoding preprotein translocase subunit SecE, whose protein sequence is MQEKEKSAGKGQKRNWFQGLQSEFKKIVWVDKATLVKQTIAVTIITVVLAVIISVFDSAILEGINLLVK, encoded by the coding sequence ATGCAAGAGAAAGAAAAATCTGCTGGCAAAGGTCAGAAGAGAAATTGGTTTCAGGGACTTCAATCGGAATTCAAAAAGATTGTCTGGGTTGACAAGGCTACACTTGTAAAACAGACTATAGCAGTTACAATTATTACAGTTGTACTTGCTGTGATCATCAGTGTATTTGACTCAGCTATTCTGGAAGGAATAAATCTTTTAGTGAAATAA
- a CDS encoding exopolysaccharide biosynthesis polyprenyl glycosylphosphotransferase: protein MNRREDFKRFIVFCLASLVVIAQTAVFAYIWYDYYRGLIFEPFWRKGNWVLIAIYGLINVLFSRLYGGLKVGYLKRIDVFYSLTLATICTNIVTYFQITLINRWFLRPWPMIEMTLIQFVIILVWIWGSRYIYSKLYQARKLLVIYGDRDPGDLISKMNSRRDKYDISGKVHISVGEKEIYRMMKEYDGVIIWDLPANIRNRYLKHCFAHSIRCYLSPKISDVILMGSERIHLFDTPLLVAKNMGLSIEQRAAKRLLDIIVSGIGIIVASPLMLIIALCVKFYDRGPVLYRQERLTEGGRPFKICKFRSMCVDSEKNGARLASKHDSRITPVGRVLRNLHLDELPQLFNVFMGDMSLVGPRPERQTLVREYCKEIPEFYYRLKVKAGLTGYAQVYGKYNTTPYDKLKLDLFYIENYSFVLDLKLLMMTVKIFFQKEVSEGVNDNQTNALKDSVDPVKELSEKEPVDPEEKE, encoded by the coding sequence GTGAACAGACGAGAGGATTTTAAACGTTTTATAGTATTTTGTCTGGCAAGTCTTGTTGTGATCGCACAGACAGCTGTTTTTGCATATATCTGGTATGACTATTACAGAGGACTTATTTTTGAACCGTTCTGGAGAAAAGGTAACTGGGTCCTGATTGCAATCTACGGATTGATCAATGTTTTGTTTTCCAGACTTTATGGAGGTCTGAAAGTAGGATATCTGAAACGCATAGATGTATTTTATTCTCTGACGCTGGCTACGATCTGTACAAATATCGTGACATATTTTCAGATCACGTTGATCAACCGATGGTTCCTGAGACCATGGCCAATGATAGAGATGACACTGATTCAGTTTGTGATCATCCTTGTATGGATATGGGGTTCCAGATATATTTATTCAAAATTATATCAGGCAAGGAAACTTCTGGTGATTTATGGAGACCGTGATCCTGGTGATCTGATCAGTAAAATGAATTCCAGACGTGATAAATATGATATCAGCGGAAAAGTTCATATCAGTGTGGGTGAGAAAGAAATTTACCGGATGATGAAGGAATATGACGGAGTGATCATATGGGATCTTCCGGCAAATATCCGTAACCGTTATCTGAAACATTGTTTTGCACATTCTATCCGGTGCTATCTCAGTCCGAAGATTTCTGATGTGATCCTGATGGGAAGCGAACGCATTCATTTGTTTGACACACCGCTTCTTGTTGCGAAGAACATGGGACTTTCTATTGAGCAGCGTGCAGCAAAACGGCTGTTGGATATTATTGTTTCGGGTATTGGAATCATAGTTGCATCTCCACTGATGCTGATCATTGCATTGTGTGTGAAGTTTTATGACAGAGGTCCGGTCTTATATCGACAGGAAAGACTTACGGAGGGCGGAAGACCATTTAAGATCTGTAAGTTCCGTAGTATGTGCGTGGATTCCGAGAAGAACGGTGCAAGACTTGCATCCAAACATGACAGCAGGATCACCCCGGTAGGAAGAGTACTCCGCAATCTGCATCTGGATGAACTGCCTCAGTTATTTAATGTATTTATGGGGGATATGTCTCTGGTTGGACCGAGACCGGAAAGACAGACGCTTGTCCGCGAATACTGCAAGGAAATTCCAGAGTTTTATTATCGCCTGAAGGTTAAGGCAGGACTTACCGGTTATGCGCAGGTATATGGTAAATACAACACCACACCTTATGATAAACTGAAGCTGGACCTGTTCTATATTGAGAATTACTCTTTTGTACTTGACCTGAAACTGCTTATGATGACAGTGAAGATATTCTTCCAGAAAGAAGTTTCTGAAGGAGTAAATGATAATCAGACAAATGCACTGAAGGATTCAGTGGATCCGGTAAAAGAACTTTCTGAGAAAGAACCGGTGGATCCGGAAGAAAAAGAATAA
- the rpmG gene encoding 50S ribosomal protein L33: MRVKITLACTECKQRNYNMTKEKKNHPERLETKKYCKFCRTHTLHKETK; encoded by the coding sequence GTGCGCGTTAAGATTACATTGGCATGTACGGAGTGCAAGCAGCGTAACTACAATATGACCAAGGAGAAAAAGAATCATCCTGAGCGTCTTGAAACAAAGAAATATTGTAAGTTCTGCCGTACCCATACTCTGCACAAGGAAACAAAATAA